In the genome of Raphanus sativus cultivar WK10039 chromosome 9, ASM80110v3, whole genome shotgun sequence, the window GAAGTGGTTTTGGCAGTTGAGTTGACTAAGTAGACAAAGCTCTTATGAGCAACGACGACCCCACTTTATAATGCAACAAGACGAAGACTAAGAGCCATTTACtccattttctttttatagCGTCAACGAAGCCCAATCGTTGGTGACCACTGCCCTAGTGGACAAGTTTCACAGACAACACACACAGCATAATAAACTAAGTTTTTTAAATCACTTTCAGTTATGCATGAAGCATGATGCACCTCTTGAGAATTCGAGTGTGTAAGTAttctttgttttaaaataaaaagctaTAAGAGAGTTGTAACCAATAGAAGTTTAGGATCGATCAACTAAACGTAGATAGTGTTGACGGTGGTGCAACGAACTGTCGTCGTCGTGTAGTCTGAGCATAAAGTCTCGTACCGGCTTTAAACTATCCAACCGAAAAGTCCCACCATTACTATTACGCCACGTTGGCCTCCAGAAGTATCTCTAGGCTTCTTTAACTAATCAGAGAAAAATACCAGATAAGCAACGGCCTAATGCCACCCACATATCACAAAACGTAAAAAGAGATTATACTCCATCTGGCAAAAGcatcatcttttattttttttttctttaaatataacTCTGGTATTACAGcacttcatttaaaaaaaaactaggaatCAGCCAAAAAATCTAAGTTTATAGTCTATTTAGTAAAGATTTcaacaaaattttcttttataaattcggaggtttaaatttctttttaaaaatctctgTCTATATAGTTTTACTCAAAAGTTTTGGAAGTTCATAACAAATGTTTTTACTCAACATGGTCCAAGACTAAGACTGACACTGAAAAAAACTGTCTtcctaaatttatttttgattatttttacaCTATAACGATTTATAGGATCAACGGTCAATGAGTATATGACAACTAGTCTGGTTACTCGAAAGCGTAATATACACATTGCTGAATAGTAATCTTTTTACTACGATTCAACTTAATACTACTATTCTAAGAAACTTCCCAGTAAGTTTGGCGATTTATAACTAGAAAACAATGCATGGACTTGGTATTAATATTCCAAAATTAAtgacaatataaaaataaaggaaaTTAATGGGTTGAAGAAAGCAAGAGCACCACCACTTGGTCACTCATAGCCCACGTTCCCACTCTCAATCCCCAAATTCTAAAGATttctcaacaaaaaatatatataaatcaaaccaGCTCCGAAAACACACAACAGACACAAACACAAGACGTGCTCTCAATACATCACACACTTCACTCTTTCCTCTTTCTCCTTTAGATACCTCAAGATCACATCTCAGACTTCCAAaaccatttatatatatatggctcTCGAGACTCTCAATTCTCCTACTTCAGCCACCGCCACCGCTCGGCCTTTTCTCCGGTATCGCGAAGAAATGGAGCCGGAGAATCTCGAGCAGTGGGCTAAAAGAAAACGCACCAAACGTCAACGTTTTGATCAGACTCATCACAATCAAGAAACCACTCCTTCCGAAGAAGAGTACCTCGCTCTTTGTCTACTCATGCTGGCTCGTGGCTCCGCCGTACAATCTCCTCTTCCACCGTCCTTGCCGTCATCCGCCCACCGTGGTTACAAGTGTACGGTCTGTGGAAAGTCGTTTTCCTCGTACCAAGCCTTGGGTGGACACAAGACCAGTCACAGGAAACCGGTGAATAACACTGACAACGTTCTTAGTAACCAAGAGCCGTTTAATAATAATACTCACCGAAACAGTAACGGCGGTTCCGTTGTTATTAGTCAGAGCGGGAAGAGTCACACTTGTTCTATATGTTTCAAGTCGTTTTCGTCTGGTCAAGCCTTAGGTGGACACAAAAGGTGTCACTACGACGGTGGTAATAACGGGAACGGTAACGGCAGTAGCAGCAACAGCAGCGTTGAAGTCGTCGGTGGTAGTGACGTAAGCGACGTGGATGATGAAAGATCATCGGAAGAACAAAGCGCTACTATAGGTGGCCACCGTGGATTTGACTTAAATTTACCGGCTGATCAAGTCACGGTGGTGATTACTTAACGTTGACTCGGTTATATTAAAAGTCAACTTCCAAACGAGGAATGGGGAAGGGATAGTGGACGCAAGACCAAGGGCCGTTTCTTTCCCAGTTGCTTCAGCTTGACTTAGTCTGTAATGAGAAATGATTGGAGTGGACTTGCGCAATTGCAGTTgcattattattgtttttaagatatgtttattatttgtttttcgATAGAAGAAAcaattgaaatattttcttaaaaaattaatagagAGATGGATGATTGGATCATACACGTTATTTATATAGTGGACTGTTCTGTAATgctgaaatttttatttatttatttttctgtaaaCTATACTTCATTTGCCTCCGCAAGCAAAGGAGAGCCACTTAAATTCTGTTACTCACAGCTTCAAGTGATCTGTTCATTCACACtagatctatactattaaagtagaatCCCTACTAGGATTCTGCCTTTAAATTTTCAAGTTATTTACGATCTTCTGCCATTgtcatttttccttttttaaataatttttgattcCATTAACTCAACCAATCAGAAAAAAGAGTTTGTATGTCACTGctttttaaattaaatcattAACTCCAAACGACCATAACTTATAGCCTAATCATATTGAACATTTTTTCCTAAATTTACGCATCATTTATTCCCTAAACTTATTTCAACATTAATGTGCATTAAATGTTTTGCAATCAAAAATCTAACTCATATTAATGAAAATatcattacaaaaatattcaGTTTACAATTTATTATGAATAACGTGAAGCTTTAACATTATTCATAGTTTTaagttattttcaaaaatattttttgttaattcacCATTTTCAAACTTGTGCAACAATCATTATCTCCTAATTAGTCTCTTACATACTGTTTGTAAATTAAATGATATCTAATAAATATCTaatcaaactttttaattacAGAATATCTTTAAATATTACATACGAATATCTTTTAGTTGGATTCTTGAGTTTTTAGTTAGTTCataatcatgtttttttttaactcgggcagcattcaaaatcatttaaaactcaatccaaaaatacaaaataataaaatattgtttccTAACTTATCTCACTGAATTAGTTTCTCATTAGTATACGATCCACAAAATATGggaaaaaaataacaacaacTATTATTTGTTACAAAATATCTATCAAATTAAATGATTACGAATATACTGCATATTTACCTCTAAAAATACTCTTAACCTAaacatgttttttcttttgttattataaATAGAGCTTTGCCCAACGCATTCTAGACAAAATGTTCAgtcgataaaaaaaatttaccaatgCCTCCTAATAAGAAAATCGCTGCGCTTAAATAAGGATTTGAAACCTTTCGAATCAGATTGGTTGGTTCATGTAAAAGTCATATACATTTGTAAACAACACATTTTGTTGTCAGACGAAACTATAGAAATCATCTTTGCATATGAAAATGTAAGTATTTTCTGTCTACTTATATACTCTTATACGATACGATAATtgaattatatttcttttgttctaactattttaaatttagtatatttaacatataaataaataataagatttatGGCTCATGTAAGAAAACTAAttcgcgctttgaaagcgcggatcaaaatctagtatatactTAATTAATAATAGTCAATAAATACCTGtcatatttttacattttagtaTGATTTGCAATGTTATCATGACACGtattagggcatctccaaccacactccatattttactccaaaattaaGAATATAGTTGGAAATagagtggaaaatggagtgatgaccaaaaaataaaagcattactccatttatagagtaatgcttttattttttggtcatccctccattttccactccattttcAACTTCATTCTCAATTTTagagtaaattatggagtggggttggagatacTCTTAGTCTGGGTAAATTAAACTTTCGAACATCTCTGACTTGATCCTGGTTTTATCGAAAATGTAAAATCCTCACTTATTAAATTTGATAGCAATAAGCAAAATTCGATCCGAATAAACagaaaacatgttttataaCACACCAAACAAACACCTAGTTTATTTTGAGTCTTAGTAATGTAATACTATATTTTGATCAGTGATTTCAAAGCACATAATTTGCatgaatttgtaatttttaaattaaaatctgGAACATCTTTTACTTGATTCTGGTTTTAACAACCacattttcaatattttatttgaatgaaaaaactaatttctattttaataaaagtattgaAAACGATTTACAATACATGTTAGTTTCATTTCATATAATGCTGTGATGAATAACCCGTATCTGAACATTAAACCtttaatattgtttaatatatatggTGTATAACGTTGGTTGTAAGAGATCGTAAAAACTAAAATGGATGGCCGAGcacataatatttttcattttctaaaatagTTCATCAGTGATAATGATGAATTAAACTGTCGAAGGATTGGTGGCACCACAGAACACTATCAATTTTGTTGTGGGATTCAATAGTCACGTTTTGATTTTGGGATTTATCATTCACATTTTGGTAGTGGAATTGATAAGTGACATATTGGcaagaaatattttaataaattggaACCACGAATAATTCGGGCTGAATCAAATGATATTAAATTCAAATGAGATCATTTAAATTAGTTAGACCATCGAATAGTTAGAAGAATATAGGGTAAGactaggggtgtcaaaatgggtcaaatgggtcaacccaacccatAACCCAAATGGGTTGACTGTTAAAGGGTCATGGGTCAACCCaatccatttattaaatgggttGGATTGACCTATGACCCATTAAATTGAATGGGTCAGATGGATTAATGGTTGACCCATCAACCCAACATTTTTATAATGAATCATTTTTAAGTTAAGACCAATTtgattgaattaaaaaaaatatttttctgcttttttggaaaattgtgtttttccgcTTTCGaaagaaaattacgttttttcggttttggcgggaaattgcgtttttcggttttggcgggaaattgtgttttctcggttctggcggaaaattgtttttcccggttttggcgggaaattgtttttcCTATTTTGGTGAGAAATTGCGTTTACGGTTTgggcgggaaattgcatttttccggttttggcgggaaattgcgtttttccggttttgacatgaaattatatttctcgttttttgcggaaaattgcaattttttctgttttggcgggaaattgcgttttccggttttggcgggaaattgtgtttttctcggttttggcggaaaattgtttttcccggttttggcgggaaattgtttttccgattttggcgggaagttgcgttttacggttttggcgggaaatttcatttttccgattttggcgggaaattgcgtttttccgctTTTGACAGGAAATTctatttctcggttttggcggaaaattgtttgGCGGGAAACCGCAattgttttcccgccaaaacaatTTCCCGACAAAATTGCATTTCTGGTTGTGGcggaaaattttgtttttctgtttttttgagaatttgttttttgatttttgattttttgatttttttttttaattaaaattttttaaatgggTCAGATTTGACCCAACCCAATAGACCtatttaacttgttaacccattaacttgttaacccattaacctgttaacccattaacctaTTAACCCATTAACccattaaatcaaaaataaacagttCATTTGGGTTAATGGGTCAACTTGGATTGGGTCAACCAATGGGTcatgacccattttgacacccctaggTAAGACCAAAAAAGATTAATTAGTTAATGAATAGGTgtattaacaatttttaaatagatttttggAATAATTCCCTTTAGttagtatatataaatagataaatatatataaaccatattCAACAGAACTATATAACATGTACTGATACAAGATTATAAAATAGCTggtcaaaagaaaaattttataaaacaacaaATTTTGTGGACCGTCATCGTCCACTACCTCAGCATTCAAATATAAACCCAATTAGTGATATAAGGTCGAAACCAGTCTGACATGCCAATATGACTACTTGTTGGGCCTTTTCTTAAATGGCCAACTATGGAAATAGAGATGTATATATTTCGATCCTAACATTTGACTtggtcagatttttttttgacttgaTCAGATGATTGAGAATAGTATTGCTCCCAAATATTAATTTAGCGAggagaaataaaataaagcaaagttgtatttttataaagcAAAACTGTTATATGGGagtaaaattgaaaattactAGAGCTAATTTGACCGTAATGATTCGAACATGTTACCCACACACGGAGGTGAATCAGCAAATATGCATGCATGCGATCTTGTTTGTCTTTGAGAATCTGCGTCTCCCATGTGCTTTCTCATAACTATGTTATCTTGTTTTACTAATTAATTCGTGTTATactacaaaacataaaaaacacTACTAGAAAACTGCCGGATTCTGAGGGAAATTCCGAGGGACTATGTGTCCGTCGGAATATTCCCacgaaattccgaggaaattccgaggaaacacaATTTTcgtgtttcctcggaatttcctcggaattttccgaggaaattccgacggactgGTAgatccctcggaaatttccgaggaaattccgagggataATAGAGCCGTTGattattccgaggaaattccgacggcaACGGCTAGTTggtcggaatttcctgggaatgtCGTGGGAAATATCGGCAGATTTAATCTATAAATGCAAGCACCCCTCATCCTCTTCATTCACTACATATCTTCATCCTCTCTCATTCTATTTTGCACACACGAATCTGATTGAAAAAATCATGTCTTCTTATAATTATCATCGCTCTTGGATAGATCGACCTCATATGGATCCgaacacgagattgcttacgccAGAGTTCGAAAATGGTCTAAAGGAATTCATGGGGAAAGCTCTCAACCAACCGGAAGCTAAATCAGGtatgttaagatgtccttgTTCTACTTGTAAAAATAGGAAGGTTATAAAACAGTtagatgtttggactcatctatatACTCGAGGGTTTACACggagttacaaaatttggtatcatcatggggaaactgattatgaatatggtagtactagcgaacctcaacCTGCGGTTAggttagaagaaccaattagaatggacgtagattatggtgtaggtactgagcagatggtaaatgatcattttagaggggaagatttacccaatacacaagctaggagattttatgatatgttggatgctggaaagcaacctttgtacgaaggttgcagagatggtcattcagctttatcatctgcaaCAAGACTGATGAGCATTAAATCCGATTATAatttggctgaagactgtgtggatgcgattgctgattttgtaaaaggtgttctacctgaggataatgttgctcctggttcatactacgaggttcagaaaCTGGTAGCTGGTCTTGGTTTATCGTAccaggtaatagatgtatgcagggataactgcatgatttattggagggcggatgagCAGCTGGAtgcatgcaaattttgtggaaaggctcgttataaagatacgggtggaagagttccagtgccatataaaaggatgtggtatttgccattgacggaaaggttgcagaggttgtatctgtccgaacgcacagcgcaaccaatgagatggcatgcggagcattcaacggatggtgagattagacatccttcagatgcaaaagcttGGAAGCATTTTCAATCGACCTATCCAGAATTTGCGTATGaaagaagaaatgtctaccttggattatgtacggatggtttcagcccatttGGGAAGCATgggagacaatattctctatggccagtcattctcacaccatacaacttaccgccaaacttgtgcttgcgtcgagagtttttgtttctctccattcttgttcccggaccagagcatcctagGAGATCACTTGATGTATTTCTacagccactaatatatgagttgcaacagcTATGGGGTCAAGGTGCTGAAACGTACGATGTTTCATGTAAAGAAAACTTccaaatgcgggcagtacttatgtggacaataagtgatttcccagcatatggtatgttatctggatggacaacacatggaaggctatcatgtccatattgtcaagataacactgatgctttccaactaaaacatggaaggaaaacgtgttggtttgactgtcacaggagattcctaccaccAGATCATCCATATCGCAGGAGTAGGAATTtatttacgaagaacaagagggtGTTTGATGATCCAACACCGGAAATCAGTGGGAGAGAAATGTtgacacaactaagagattttggtgcagaaaggacCCCAGACGTGGGTGGACATGTGCATTAtccggtagatgctgttggagatctacataactggcacaaaaagagtattttctgggatctgccatactggAAGGATCATCTGCTgaggcataatttagatgtcatgcatattgagaagaactttt includes:
- the LOC108825852 gene encoding zinc finger protein AZF1-like, producing MALETLNSPTSATATARPFLRYREEMEPENLEQWAKRKRTKRQRFDQTHHNQETTPSEEEYLALCLLMLARGSAVQSPLPPSLPSSAHRGYKCTVCGKSFSSYQALGGHKTSHRKPVNNTDNVLSNQEPFNNNTHRNSNGGSVVISQSGKSHTCSICFKSFSSGQALGGHKRCHYDGGNNGNGNGSSSNSSVEVVGGSDVSDVDDERSSEEQSATIGGHRGFDLNLPADQVTVVIT